A section of the Humulus lupulus chromosome 2, drHumLupu1.1, whole genome shotgun sequence genome encodes:
- the LOC133815737 gene encoding secreted RxLR effector protein 161-like, producing the protein MSSPMCSALNFSLDSGIPLADVSMYKTVIGALLYLTLTRPDINFVVNKLSQFLKAPTTKHWSTGKRILRYLVGNPHLGLHFKDTDIQGFADANWASSIDDRRSTSGFCLFLGGNLISWCSKKQTVAAQLSTESEYRSLALATSEIIWLQSLLKELNLTNFQCLVLWCDNLGASSLASNPVFHA; encoded by the coding sequence ATGTCGTCCCCTATGTGTTCTGCCTTGAATTTTTCTCTTGACAGTGGTATTCCCTTAGCTGATGTATCTATGTATAAGACTGTTATTGGGGCATTATTGTACCTTACCTTAACTAGACCGGATATTAATTTTGTTGTAAATAAGTTGAGCCAATTTTTGAAAGCACCAACAACTAAACACTGGTCTACCGGCAAGAGGATTCTAAGGTATTTGGTGGGCAATCCTCATCTCGGGTTACACTTCAAAGATACTGATATCCAAGGATTTGCTGATGCTAACTGGGCTAGTTCCATTGATGACAGAAGATCAACCTCTGGTTTTTGTCTCTTTCTTGGTGGAAATCTTATCAGCTGGTGCTCCAAGAAACAAACAGTGGCTGCCCAATTAAGTACCGAATCAGAGTATCGTTCACTTGCTTTGGCCACTTCAGAAATTATTTGGCTGCAATCTCTTTTAAAGGAGCTTAACTTGACAAATTTTCAGTGTCTAGTGTTGTGGTGTGACAACCTTGGAGCAAGTTCCTTAGCCTCTAATCCTGTTTTTCATGCCTGA